The following proteins are co-located in the Pararhizobium capsulatum DSM 1112 genome:
- a CDS encoding dipeptide ABC transporter ATP-binding protein, translating into MSVFSVDHLHVRFGGVQAVRGVSFGVEAGKTLAIVGESGSGKSASLLGATGLLPGSATVQGSVLHRGQEILGLTDRDLRRIRGAKIGFVFQDPLSNLHPLKTIGDQIGEAISVHQRISSREKRERVLALLDDVGIADPLARLSDYPRHLSGGMRQRVMIAIAIALDPGLIIADEPTTALDVTVQAAILDLLKRLQEEHGTALIFVSHDLAVVSDIADDVVVMRDGIVVEKAPAADIYLRPRQVYTRELLGAARLGGPKAFATVKVREAPRPLLDVQDVARSFGSRPVLDNVSFTIGEGEILGLVGESGSGKSTIGRLIAGLDRPDAGRISLKGAEYSRSGSRGGLLQGDLRKSIQVVFQDPYASLNPRRRVEAILSDPFIIHGTIDKADLRESVRQLVADVELPQDILDRLPSQLSGGQRQRVAIARAIALRPSLIVADEPVSALDITTQAKVLKLLARLRDKLGVSLLFISHDLGVVGELCDRVIVLEQGRIVEAGRTQQVFERPVHTYTRRLLASIPGRKRLPAEPEPEDAIYG; encoded by the coding sequence CTTTGGCGTCGAAGCCGGCAAGACACTTGCGATTGTCGGCGAGTCGGGATCGGGAAAGAGCGCCAGCCTTCTGGGTGCAACCGGGCTTCTGCCCGGTTCCGCCACCGTCCAGGGCAGCGTTCTGCACCGTGGCCAGGAGATCCTTGGTCTAACGGATAGGGACTTGCGCAGAATTCGCGGTGCAAAGATCGGCTTCGTCTTCCAGGACCCGCTGAGCAACCTGCACCCCTTGAAGACGATCGGTGATCAGATCGGCGAGGCGATCTCGGTCCATCAGAGAATAAGCTCAAGGGAGAAGCGCGAGCGCGTGCTCGCGCTTCTCGACGATGTCGGTATTGCCGACCCGCTAGCGCGGCTCTCGGATTACCCGCGTCACCTTTCCGGCGGCATGCGCCAACGGGTGATGATTGCCATCGCCATCGCGCTCGATCCCGGCTTGATTATCGCAGACGAGCCGACGACGGCCCTCGACGTCACCGTTCAGGCGGCGATCCTCGACCTTCTCAAGCGCCTGCAGGAAGAGCATGGAACCGCGTTGATTTTCGTAAGCCACGATCTCGCTGTGGTCTCCGATATTGCCGATGATGTTGTCGTGATGCGCGATGGCATCGTCGTCGAAAAGGCGCCCGCAGCCGATATCTATCTCCGGCCACGGCAGGTTTACACCCGGGAACTGCTGGGCGCGGCGCGCCTCGGCGGCCCGAAGGCCTTTGCTACCGTTAAAGTTCGGGAGGCGCCTCGTCCTTTGCTCGACGTGCAGGATGTCGCGCGTTCCTTCGGGTCCCGCCCTGTGCTCGACAATGTCTCCTTCACCATCGGGGAAGGCGAGATTCTCGGTCTTGTCGGCGAGTCGGGCTCGGGAAAATCAACCATAGGAAGACTGATCGCCGGGCTCGACCGGCCTGACGCTGGTCGCATCAGCCTGAAGGGGGCTGAGTACTCCCGATCGGGTTCTCGCGGTGGCCTCTTGCAGGGCGATTTGCGCAAATCGATCCAGGTGGTCTTTCAAGATCCCTATGCCAGCCTCAATCCGAGGCGGCGAGTCGAGGCCATTCTTTCTGATCCTTTCATCATTCATGGCACTATCGACAAGGCGGACCTGCGCGAGAGCGTGAGGCAACTTGTCGCCGATGTGGAACTCCCCCAAGACATTCTGGATCGACTGCCGTCGCAATTGTCCGGAGGTCAGCGGCAGCGTGTTGCCATTGCGCGGGCGATTGCGCTGCGCCCATCGTTGATCGTTGCCGACGAACCGGTTTCCGCCCTCGACATCACCACCCAGGCAAAGGTTCTGAAGCTGCTTGCCCGCCTTCGCGACAAGCTCGGCGTGTCCCTTCTGTTCATTTCCCATGATCTTGGCGTCGTCGGCGAGCTCTGCGACCGGGTGATCGTGCTGGAACAAGGCCGGATCGTCGAGGCGGGCCGCACGCAGCAGGTCTTCGAACGCCCGGTTCACACCTATACCCGCCGGCTGCTTGCCTCCATACCGGGACGCAAGCGTCTACCCGCAGAGCCGGAGCCTGAGGATGCCATCTATGGCTGA
- a CDS encoding ABC transporter permease, with product MADTIHSPVVLAVSAPSPSSAILLLKRLWRERAVRTGAILVGFVLLAALSAPLVSNLLGHGPMEQFEDTALDEMGLPIGPTLEFPLGADGNGRDVFVRTLYGAQVSLIVGIPATTIAMIIGTAVGLVSGFFAGRTDRIISQSIDVALSFPFIVTALSLLALNRGGTGQPIVPPVVVVITIIALFSWAYFARLTRGLVLELRTSPMVEASRTIGASWARIIWFDILPNILPTVFVYWAVQLPANIVAEATLSFLGVGIQAPMPSWGNMIAEAQRTSLYQDQPWFLAGPALALFLTVVGFNTLSAGLRNVLDPHRRRT from the coding sequence ATGGCTGACACAATTCATTCCCCCGTCGTGCTGGCGGTCTCCGCTCCGTCGCCGTCGTCGGCAATACTGCTTCTGAAGCGTCTTTGGCGCGAAAGGGCGGTGCGCACGGGCGCAATCCTCGTCGGTTTCGTGTTGCTGGCGGCGTTGTCGGCGCCATTGGTCAGCAATCTGCTGGGACACGGCCCCATGGAGCAGTTCGAGGATACCGCGCTCGATGAAATGGGATTGCCCATTGGCCCTACGCTCGAATTTCCTCTCGGAGCCGATGGCAACGGCCGCGATGTCTTCGTCAGAACCCTCTATGGGGCGCAGGTCTCTTTGATCGTCGGCATCCCGGCGACAACGATCGCGATGATCATCGGTACGGCGGTCGGCCTCGTCAGCGGCTTTTTCGCAGGCCGAACGGATCGCATCATTTCGCAGAGCATCGACGTTGCCTTGTCCTTTCCCTTCATCGTGACGGCACTCAGCCTTCTGGCCCTTAATCGCGGCGGAACCGGACAGCCGATCGTCCCGCCAGTCGTCGTAGTCATCACCATCATTGCCCTGTTTTCCTGGGCCTATTTCGCACGCCTCACGCGCGGGCTCGTGCTGGAGTTGCGCACCAGCCCGATGGTGGAGGCCTCGCGCACCATCGGCGCGTCATGGGCGCGGATCATCTGGTTCGACATCCTGCCCAACATCCTGCCGACGGTCTTTGTCTACTGGGCCGTCCAACTACCCGCCAATATCGTGGCGGAGGCGACCCTTTCCTTCCTGGGCGTCGGCATCCAGGCGCCGATGCCGAGTTGGGGCAATATGATCGCTGAAGCGCAGCGGACCTCCCTTTATCAGGATCAGCCGTGGTTTCTGGCTGGCCCGGCACTTGCCCTGTTTCTGACGGTGGTCGGCTTCAACACCTTGAGCGCAGGCTTAAGGAACGTGCTCGATCCCCATCGCAGACGGACCTGA
- a CDS encoding ABC transporter permease: MTKQFSTVVLRSISTLVIVLVLSFFITRIAYRNPAAMLAPRNATQESIDAVARALRLDEPWYLQLWYYLFRGPDIQGAPMGLMHWPPALGFSFRKQAPVTDLILAKAPVTLSLALGALVIWMVIAVISGVVAARWQGRLIDHVLAFFAYVGLSVPTFLSGILISYFFFFQFSNHGISWFPSSGYVPLSEDPLQWARHLALPWATLAIAEIGIFQRMVRASMLDVLGHDYIRTARAKGVPERRIYFSHALKSALNPILTLGGLELATIMGGAIVTETIFGLDGVGRMAIAAALEADFPVVIGTTIFAASAFIITTLAVDLVAQWRDPANRN; encoded by the coding sequence ATGACAAAACAGTTCTCCACCGTTGTCTTGCGCTCGATCTCGACGCTGGTCATCGTTCTTGTGCTCTCGTTCTTCATCACCCGGATCGCGTACCGCAATCCCGCTGCGATGCTTGCTCCGCGCAATGCGACGCAGGAGTCGATCGACGCCGTCGCGCGTGCGCTTCGCCTGGATGAACCCTGGTACCTGCAGCTATGGTATTACCTGTTCCGCGGTCCCGACATCCAGGGCGCGCCGATGGGATTGATGCACTGGCCGCCAGCTCTCGGGTTTTCCTTTCGCAAGCAGGCGCCCGTCACAGACCTTATTCTCGCAAAGGCACCGGTGACACTTTCGCTGGCGCTCGGCGCATTAGTGATCTGGATGGTGATCGCTGTCATTTCCGGAGTTGTCGCGGCGCGCTGGCAAGGCCGTCTCATCGACCATGTGCTCGCCTTCTTCGCCTATGTCGGTCTTTCGGTTCCCACTTTCCTAAGCGGCATCCTGATCTCCTATTTCTTCTTCTTCCAGTTCTCGAACCACGGCATTTCCTGGTTCCCGAGCAGCGGCTACGTTCCCTTGAGCGAAGACCCGCTGCAATGGGCGCGGCATCTGGCGCTCCCGTGGGCGACGCTGGCAATTGCCGAGATCGGGATTTTCCAGCGCATGGTCCGGGCCAGCATGCTCGACGTGCTGGGGCATGACTACATCCGCACGGCCCGCGCGAAGGGCGTCCCCGAGCGCCGGATCTATTTTTCCCATGCCCTGAAATCGGCCCTCAATCCCATACTGACACTGGGCGGGCTGGAACTTGCCACCATCATGGGTGGGGCGATCGTGACGGAAACGATCTTCGGGTTGGATGGGGTCGGCCGCATGGCGATTGCCGCTGCGCTGGAGGCCGATTTCCCGGTCGTCATCGGCACGACCATCTTTGCCGCCTCCGCCTTCATCATCACAACCCTTGCCGTCGATCTTGTCGCGCAGTGGCGTGATCCAGCCAATCGAAACTGA
- a CDS encoding acyl-CoA dehydrogenase family protein yields MTTAPTSLTYLRPATAKEEALVERFQPVFDRIAEGNVERERNRTFPFEQVQWLKDADFSLVRVPEEFGGWGASLEQTYYLLALLAEADANVAHVWRNHLAFIEDRLNARPSPTNDRWFQRFRDREFIGGGWTEANNGTYANIKTTVTREGDLYKVTGAKFYATGSLYADWLDVIGKGEDGSLITTLVSRHQSGVVLTDDWPGFGQSTTASGSATYQDAVAHEGDVFPASERVVYQGHFYQTALLAVLTGITRAILRDGIKALKARGRNYPQGLNPVPALDPQLLQVIGEVSVRVFSTEAALRRAASALDLIAAAHADGDVALRDKRAIDGEVAVAQAQLAIIDGVLHAATHVFGALGASATSEETALDRHWRNARTLASHNPVAYKARILGDYLVNDNSPVSSVARLGRGGQGN; encoded by the coding sequence ATGACCACCGCCCCGACTTCGCTGACCTATCTGCGCCCTGCGACAGCGAAGGAAGAAGCTCTCGTGGAGCGCTTTCAGCCGGTTTTCGACCGGATTGCCGAGGGCAATGTCGAGCGCGAACGCAATCGCACATTCCCTTTCGAGCAGGTGCAGTGGCTGAAGGATGCCGATTTTTCTCTGGTGCGTGTACCCGAGGAGTTCGGCGGCTGGGGCGCTTCGCTTGAGCAGACCTACTACCTGCTGGCCCTACTGGCGGAGGCGGATGCGAACGTCGCTCACGTCTGGCGCAATCACCTCGCCTTTATAGAGGACCGTCTCAACGCGCGGCCGTCACCGACCAACGATCGCTGGTTCCAGCGCTTCCGGGACCGCGAGTTCATTGGCGGTGGCTGGACGGAAGCCAACAACGGAACCTATGCCAACATCAAGACGACGGTGACCCGGGAAGGCGACCTCTACAAAGTCACCGGTGCGAAGTTCTATGCCACCGGCAGCCTCTACGCAGATTGGCTCGACGTGATCGGCAAAGGCGAAGACGGCTCGCTCATCACCACCTTGGTAAGCCGTCACCAATCGGGCGTCGTCCTCACCGACGACTGGCCAGGATTTGGCCAGAGCACCACGGCAAGCGGCAGTGCGACGTATCAGGATGCGGTCGCACACGAAGGGGACGTCTTTCCGGCGAGCGAGCGTGTGGTCTACCAGGGGCATTTCTACCAGACGGCACTGCTGGCCGTGCTCACCGGCATCACGCGCGCGATCCTGCGTGACGGGATCAAGGCGCTCAAGGCGCGTGGGCGCAACTACCCGCAAGGTCTCAACCCGGTCCCGGCACTCGACCCACAATTGTTGCAGGTAATCGGTGAGGTGTCAGTGCGGGTCTTCTCGACAGAGGCCGCATTGCGCCGTGCCGCCAGCGCGCTCGATCTCATCGCTGCCGCCCATGCCGACGGCGACGTCGCTTTGCGCGACAAGCGCGCCATCGACGGCGAAGTGGCTGTGGCACAGGCACAGCTCGCAATCATTGACGGGGTGCTCCACGCGGCCACGCATGTTTTCGGTGCCCTCGGCGCGTCCGCGACGTCGGAGGAAACAGCGCTCGATCGCCATTGGCGCAATGCGCGCACGCTCGCGTCCCATAACCCGGTCGCCTACAAGGCTCGCATCCTCGGTGATTACCTGGTGAACGACAATTCGCCCGTGTCGAGCGTTGCCCGCCTTGGCCGCGGCGGCCAAGGCAACTGA
- a CDS encoding LLM class flavin-dependent oxidoreductase, whose translation MMTKPYLALGLAGPHLVELTTNHQLLERWDALPVAFSVLGIDRIDGSAPAPVTLSSSAVGATLASATKRGRFLIAASPQRDHPYNIARRVASLAHLSGGRSGLLIGVRDAYAPEGPKDAPAWGGAGLGGGAPLNAQTAYDTARAVRALEQSWPYDSIIGDRETGILVESNRILHVDIENSFSIAGPLNAPAPETGASVIAWYAETATDRPPTSDDTPIELILGAAGSVPVVALGKEPPVGQFAGIVLRAGIEQSVSELLDAAERWLADGFVPSALGGSLRATLNLSLPAPLPSTARAAFPVPQPHVSL comes from the coding sequence ATGATGACGAAACCTTATCTTGCGCTTGGCCTTGCGGGACCGCATCTGGTGGAACTCACCACAAATCATCAGTTGCTGGAGCGCTGGGATGCCTTGCCGGTTGCGTTCAGCGTGCTGGGCATAGACCGCATCGATGGCAGCGCACCGGCGCCGGTCACGCTTTCGAGTAGCGCCGTCGGTGCGACGCTGGCCAGCGCCACGAAGCGTGGACGCTTCCTCATTGCCGCGTCGCCGCAGCGGGACCACCCCTATAACATCGCCCGCCGGGTTGCTTCGCTTGCCCACCTGTCAGGTGGTCGTAGTGGACTGCTGATCGGCGTGCGGGATGCCTACGCGCCAGAGGGTCCGAAGGATGCCCCAGCCTGGGGTGGAGCCGGGCTCGGCGGGGGCGCGCCCCTCAATGCACAGACGGCTTACGACACGGCGCGCGCGGTGCGCGCTCTTGAGCAGAGCTGGCCTTACGATTCCATCATCGGCGACCGTGAGACGGGCATTCTGGTGGAGTCGAACCGTATTTTACATGTGGATATCGAAAACAGCTTCTCCATCGCGGGGCCGTTGAACGCGCCCGCGCCGGAAACCGGCGCGTCAGTAATCGCGTGGTATGCCGAAACGGCGACGGACAGGCCGCCGACGAGTGATGACACGCCGATCGAACTCATCCTCGGTGCCGCGGGCTCTGTCCCCGTGGTCGCGTTGGGTAAGGAGCCGCCAGTCGGTCAGTTTGCAGGCATCGTGCTCCGCGCAGGCATCGAGCAATCGGTGAGCGAGTTGCTCGATGCCGCGGAACGTTGGCTTGCCGACGGCTTCGTTCCCTCTGCGCTCGGCGGGTCACTGCGCGCCACGCTAAACCTTTCTCTACCAGCGCCGCTGCCGTCCACGGCGCGGGCCGCTTTCCCCGTGCCGCAACCGCATGTCTCTTTGTAG
- a CDS encoding LLM class flavin-dependent oxidoreductase, which translates to MLGYLPAAWKTPHLKKDAFVDPEYWENLGKTAERGTLDAIFLADGPLLGDPAYDANPIRLEPTVNWGHVAAATSRVGLVATASSTFNDPFELAERFLSFDHQTGGRAAWNVVTTRGVPAARNFGMPDIPFRDDRYERANEFVDVVRALWASAATGRDVHFHGGFFDIDGRLRVPPSKQGHPVIFQAGGSPQGRELAGRAAEGVFAAELTKNQAIEHYRLVKGFARSNGRSPDDIKILPGLLLSLGSTEEEARRRSDEIHDAGPPSYSIGWLSQAIGFDASKLELDEPFPEEVLAPIGNAQSFLGSIGFRESIITQIRKTNPTVRSYLKQTRYTGSGHAGFVGTPEQLADHIEDWFHAGAIDGFNLQPDRLIDGLDVIVDELVPILRERGLYRHQYETETLREHFQAASPTPPF; encoded by the coding sequence GTGTTGGGATATCTTCCCGCCGCATGGAAGACACCGCACTTGAAAAAAGATGCATTCGTTGACCCGGAATATTGGGAAAATCTCGGCAAGACCGCGGAGCGCGGCACCCTTGATGCCATTTTCCTTGCGGATGGCCCGTTGCTGGGCGATCCGGCCTACGACGCCAATCCGATCCGGCTGGAGCCGACGGTAAACTGGGGCCATGTGGCAGCAGCAACCTCACGGGTGGGGCTGGTGGCCACGGCGTCATCAACCTTCAACGATCCTTTCGAGCTTGCCGAGCGCTTCCTCTCGTTCGATCATCAAACAGGTGGTCGCGCGGCGTGGAATGTCGTCACCACTCGCGGTGTTCCCGCAGCGCGCAATTTTGGCATGCCGGATATCCCCTTCCGTGACGACCGCTATGAGCGTGCGAACGAGTTTGTCGATGTCGTGCGGGCCTTATGGGCGTCGGCGGCCACGGGTCGCGACGTGCACTTCCATGGCGGGTTCTTCGATATCGATGGACGCTTGCGCGTACCGCCGTCCAAACAAGGCCACCCCGTCATCTTTCAGGCGGGTGGTTCGCCGCAGGGTCGTGAACTGGCGGGTCGTGCGGCTGAGGGCGTCTTCGCGGCCGAACTTACGAAAAATCAGGCAATCGAGCATTACCGCCTCGTGAAAGGTTTCGCACGGAGCAATGGTCGTTCACCTGACGACATCAAAATCCTTCCGGGCCTGTTGTTGAGCCTGGGCAGTACCGAGGAGGAAGCACGTCGCCGCAGCGACGAAATCCACGATGCCGGTCCGCCGTCATACTCGATCGGCTGGCTGTCCCAGGCGATCGGTTTCGACGCCTCGAAACTCGAGCTCGACGAACCGTTTCCCGAGGAGGTACTCGCGCCTATCGGCAACGCCCAGAGTTTCCTCGGCAGTATCGGCTTTCGGGAATCGATTATCACGCAGATCCGCAAGACGAACCCCACTGTGCGCAGCTACCTCAAGCAGACGCGGTATACCGGGTCGGGCCATGCCGGATTTGTCGGCACGCCTGAGCAACTCGCCGATCACATCGAGGATTGGTTCCATGCCGGAGCCATCGACGGTTTCAATTTGCAGCCGGATCGGCTGATAGACGGGCTTGATGTGATCGTCGATGAACTCGTGCCAATCCTGCGCGAACGCGGCCTCTACCGCCATCAGTACGAAACGGAGACACTACGTGAGCACTTCCAAGCGGCCTCACCCACACCTCCCTTCTAA
- a CDS encoding dienelactone hydrolase family protein — MTEVLLFHHAQGLTEGVRGFADDLRASGHIVHTPDLFDGRIFQSINEGLAYIGEIGFDEMRERGVHVADELPPNLVYAGFSFGVLPAQKLAQTRPGARGALLFYSCLPISGEWSFGRWPDGVSVQIHGMDNDPFFVAEGDIEAAREIVDKVENAELFLYPGDQHYFADSSLPSFDADATALLTVRVIEFLDRV; from the coding sequence ATGACTGAGGTCTTGCTTTTTCACCACGCTCAGGGGTTGACTGAGGGTGTGCGCGGGTTCGCCGATGACTTGCGGGCCAGCGGTCATATCGTGCACACTCCGGACCTATTCGACGGACGTATATTCCAAAGTATCAATGAGGGTCTGGCCTACATAGGGGAGATCGGATTCGACGAAATGAGGGAGCGTGGCGTCCACGTCGCCGACGAATTGCCCCCCAATCTCGTCTACGCTGGGTTCTCGTTCGGTGTGTTGCCGGCGCAGAAGCTTGCACAGACACGGCCCGGAGCTCGCGGAGCGCTGCTCTTTTACTCCTGCCTCCCTATCAGCGGCGAGTGGTCCTTTGGACGCTGGCCGGACGGCGTGTCAGTCCAAATTCACGGCATGGACAACGACCCGTTTTTCGTCGCCGAGGGCGACATCGAGGCCGCCCGCGAGATAGTGGACAAGGTCGAGAACGCGGAGCTTTTCCTGTACCCGGGCGATCAGCACTATTTCGCCGATAGTTCGCTACCGTCCTTCGACGCAGATGCGACCGCATTACTTACCGTCCGCGTGATCGAGTTCCTGGATCGCGTCTGA
- a CDS encoding helix-turn-helix transcriptional regulator encodes MVETNQLGAFLRDRRSRLDPATFGLSGRRRTPGLRREEVAQRANISPTWYTWLEQGRGGAPSADVLNRIANGLMLTEPEREHLFMLGLGRPPEVRFRSVEGISPRLQRLLDTLEVSPALVRTAAWDIVAWNRAATVVMTDYDRLAVGDRNILRLLFLNPAVRMHQHDWEAMARFVVGAFRADAARAGATSEIADLVEELCATSPEFQALWRENEVIAHGEGTKRLKHPILGDVELEYSGFAVDGRPDLNLVIYNPIDPAVADHIRLLIRSES; translated from the coding sequence ATGGTCGAAACCAACCAACTGGGGGCATTTCTCAGGGATCGCCGCTCCCGACTTGACCCGGCGACCTTCGGCCTCTCCGGCCGGAGACGAACGCCTGGCCTCCGACGCGAGGAGGTTGCACAGCGCGCGAACATCAGCCCGACCTGGTACACTTGGCTGGAACAAGGGCGTGGCGGCGCCCCGTCTGCGGACGTTCTTAACCGTATCGCAAACGGATTAATGCTGACAGAACCGGAGCGAGAACACCTGTTCATGCTCGGCCTTGGTCGACCACCAGAAGTTCGGTTTCGCTCTGTCGAAGGCATCAGCCCACGTCTTCAGCGGCTCTTGGATACGTTGGAAGTGAGCCCAGCCTTGGTGCGGACTGCCGCCTGGGATATCGTTGCCTGGAACCGGGCAGCCACTGTCGTCATGACGGACTATGATCGTCTCGCGGTCGGCGACCGCAATATTCTGCGGCTTCTGTTCCTTAACCCGGCGGTCCGAATGCATCAGCATGACTGGGAAGCGATGGCGCGATTTGTTGTTGGAGCCTTTCGTGCCGATGCCGCGCGTGCGGGAGCGACTTCGGAGATCGCTGATCTCGTTGAAGAACTCTGTGCGACCAGTCCGGAATTCCAAGCCCTTTGGCGCGAGAACGAAGTCATCGCGCATGGTGAGGGAACAAAACGGTTGAAGCATCCTATCCTCGGCGATGTCGAACTCGAGTATTCCGGCTTCGCAGTGGATGGCAGACCCGACCTCAATTTGGTGATCTATAATCCGATTGATCCCGCCGTGGCGGACCACATTCGGCTGCTCATACGGTCAGAAAGCTGA
- a CDS encoding SDR family oxidoreductase — protein MRIFVTGATGFIGSAVISELLKAGHQVIGMARSDAAARTLEAAGAEVNRGTLEEPDSVRTVAENADAVIHTAFDHNFSRFVENCEKDRRVIGAMGEALKGSNRPLVITSGTGLGNAKLGQPALEDVTNFDHPNPRVASEQAGNELLDAGVNVSVMRLPQVHNTVKQGLISPLIDIARAKGISAYVDDGSNRFPAGHLNDVALLYRLAMERGEPGARYNAVGEEGVTSREIAGAVGRGLKMPVASISRQQAADHFGWMSMFAGLDFPASSAKTRRILAWNPTGPGLIADLDDMDYRKLAA, from the coding sequence ATGCGTATTTTTGTGACTGGTGCGACCGGCTTCATTGGATCGGCTGTCATTTCCGAACTCCTCAAGGCAGGTCATCAGGTCATCGGGATGGCCCGCTCTGACGCGGCTGCCCGCACGCTCGAAGCGGCAGGAGCCGAAGTTAATCGCGGGACGCTTGAAGAGCCAGATAGTGTCCGAACCGTAGCAGAAAACGCTGACGCGGTAATCCATACCGCTTTCGACCACAATTTTTCGCGTTTCGTGGAAAACTGCGAAAAGGACCGTCGTGTGATCGGGGCGATGGGGGAGGCGCTTAAGGGATCGAACCGCCCGCTGGTTATCACTTCGGGAACGGGGCTTGGAAACGCCAAACTCGGCCAACCTGCCTTGGAGGACGTTACCAATTTTGATCATCCGAATCCGCGTGTTGCGTCCGAGCAGGCTGGGAACGAACTGCTTGACGCCGGCGTGAATGTTTCGGTCATGCGTCTTCCCCAGGTCCACAATACGGTCAAGCAGGGGCTGATCTCGCCGCTGATCGACATCGCGCGGGCAAAAGGCATATCCGCATACGTGGACGATGGGAGCAATCGCTTTCCCGCCGGACATCTTAACGATGTGGCTCTGCTCTACAGACTGGCTATGGAACGCGGCGAGCCTGGTGCGCGTTATAATGCGGTCGGCGAGGAAGGTGTGACATCCCGCGAGATTGCAGGGGCGGTCGGACGCGGCCTGAAAATGCCGGTGGCCTCCATCTCTCGCCAACAGGCCGCCGACCATTTCGGTTGGATGTCTATGTTCGCTGGTCTGGATTTTCCGGCGTCCAGCGCGAAAACCCGTCGAATTTTGGCATGGAACCCTACTGGCCCAGGGCTCATCGCCGATCTCGATGACATGGACTACCGAAAGCTGGCGGCCTGA
- a CDS encoding winged helix-turn-helix domain-containing protein: MMQSRQTFGSFVLDSASGVLRRNGKPVALGGRSLALLKALLDAGGGIVSKLDLMERGWPGLVVEEGNLTVQIAALRKALGPAPEGQEWIATVPRMGYRLIRASSASNESDSQFPVLAVLPFANLSGDVDQDYFADGIVDDIITALSRFKDFSVIARNSAFVYREQNRDVRQVAKELGVRYVLEGSVRRSGNQLRIAAQLIDGGSGAHLWAKKFDGTLDDVFNFQDRITEKVATVVEPHIRMAEIERSRRERPGSMAAYDAYLRALSKILAETVSENALAYAMLTEALALEPDNAHLLAHAAWALEHRVTMGWPAIGANDREKCFELARRGLEKAAGDPTVMAHCAMALVQVAREYDWGMAVLSAALDSNPNNMLVVTSAGVATLHCGEVASALALFQRASRLSPRDLLAHISQCGMAHAQIILGNYEEALTCATRALAINPNFDPIYWMLTAANAHLGRMAEAHHYLGELVRIAPDVTIASIKSGQPAKDPSRLAAIVEGLQLAGLPED; encoded by the coding sequence ATGATGCAGTCGCGGCAAACTTTTGGTTCGTTTGTTCTCGATTCCGCTTCCGGCGTGTTGCGGCGGAACGGTAAGCCCGTTGCACTGGGTGGTCGTAGCCTGGCTCTTCTCAAAGCGCTCCTCGACGCCGGAGGAGGGATTGTCTCCAAGTTGGACCTGATGGAACGGGGATGGCCCGGTTTGGTCGTCGAGGAAGGCAATCTGACCGTGCAGATTGCGGCCCTGCGCAAGGCGCTGGGCCCGGCACCGGAAGGGCAGGAATGGATCGCGACGGTGCCGAGGATGGGCTATCGCCTGATCCGCGCGTCCTCTGCGTCAAATGAGTCCGACAGCCAGTTCCCTGTGCTGGCCGTTCTTCCCTTTGCTAATCTTAGCGGTGATGTGGACCAGGATTACTTCGCGGATGGTATCGTGGACGATATCATCACGGCGCTCAGCCGCTTCAAGGATTTTTCGGTTATCGCCCGCAACTCCGCTTTCGTTTACAGGGAGCAAAACCGCGACGTGCGGCAAGTGGCGAAGGAACTCGGCGTCCGGTACGTGCTCGAAGGCAGCGTCAGGCGGTCGGGGAACCAACTCAGGATAGCGGCACAACTCATCGACGGTGGCAGCGGCGCTCACCTGTGGGCAAAGAAATTCGACGGTACCCTCGATGACGTGTTCAACTTCCAGGATCGGATTACCGAGAAAGTCGCAACGGTTGTCGAGCCGCATATCAGGATGGCGGAAATCGAGCGCTCCCGCAGGGAGCGGCCAGGAAGCATGGCAGCCTACGATGCGTACCTGCGCGCCCTTTCCAAAATCCTGGCGGAAACGGTGAGTGAGAATGCACTGGCATACGCGATGCTGACCGAGGCTCTTGCGCTCGAACCCGACAATGCACACCTGCTCGCCCATGCCGCTTGGGCGCTGGAACACCGCGTTACTATGGGGTGGCCGGCGATCGGGGCCAATGACCGGGAAAAGTGTTTCGAATTGGCCCGGCGCGGGCTGGAGAAGGCGGCCGGCGATCCTACGGTGATGGCACATTGCGCGATGGCACTCGTGCAGGTGGCAAGGGAATATGATTGGGGAATGGCGGTGCTCTCCGCAGCACTGGACTCCAATCCTAACAACATGCTGGTCGTTACGTCGGCGGGTGTGGCGACCCTTCATTGTGGAGAGGTGGCGAGCGCATTGGCCTTGTTCCAACGTGCGAGCAGGCTCTCGCCGCGCGATCTCCTGGCGCACATATCGCAATGCGGAATGGCGCACGCGCAGATAATACTCGGCAACTATGAGGAGGCGTTGACGTGCGCCACCCGGGCCCTCGCCATCAATCCGAACTTCGATCCGATATATTGGATGCTGACTGCCGCAAACGCGCATCTTGGACGCATGGCAGAGGCTCATCACTACCTTGGCGAACTGGTAAGAATAGCCCCGGACGTTACAATCGCCAGCATTAAGTCCGGCCAGCCCGCCAAGGACCCGAGCCGCCTCGCGGCCATCGTCGAGGGCTTACAGCTGGCCGGTCTTCCCGAAGACTGA